ACGTGCGGACTTCATCGACGATCTGGTCCTCGCGGCAGAACAGGTGGCCGTCGTCCTGGGTGAACTGGCGCACGCGCATCAGGCCGTGCAGCGCGCCGTGCGGCTCGTTGCGGTGGCAGCAGCCGTTCTCGACGAGGCGCAGCGGCAGGTCGCGGTAGGACTTGATGCCCTGCTTGAAGATCAGGATGTGCGCCGGGCAGTTCATCGGCTTGAGCGCCATCCACTCGGCGTGGTCCGAGACCAGCGGTCCCTCGTCCTCGACATTGGGGATCTCGTCGGGGATGACGAACATGTTCTCGCGGTACTTGCCCCAGTGGCCAGACTTCTCCCACTGACGCGCGTCCATCACCTGCGGCGTCTTGACCTCGAGGCACTCGGCCTCGGTGATCGCGCGGCGCATGTAGTCTTCGAGCGCGCGGTAGATGACGTAGCCCTTGGGATGCCAGAAGACCGAGCCGTGGGCTTCGGCCTGGAGGTGGAACAGGTCCATCTCCTGCCCAAGCTTGCGGTGATCGCGCTTGGCCGCTTCCTCGAGCCGGAGGAGATGCGCTTCGAGCTGCTTCTTGTTGAGCCAGCCCGTGCCGTAGATGCGGCTCAGCATCGCGTTCTTCTGATCGCCGCGCCAATAGGCGCCCGACACGCGCGTCAGCTTGAACGCGGCGGGATCGAGTTTGCCCGTCGAGGGCAGGTGCGGGCCGCGACACATGTCGTACCAGTCCGATCCGCTGTGATAGACGGTCAGCTCCTCGCCCTGCGGCAGCTCGGCGGCCCATTCGGCCTTGAAGCTCTCGCCCGCGGCCTTCCACTTGGCGATCAGGTCATCGCGCTGCACGACTTCGCGCACCAGCGGCTTGTTGGCGGCGATGATCCGGCGCATCTCGGCCTCGATCGCCGGCAGGTCTTCGTCGGTGAACGGTCGAGCCGCGGGCGCGAAGTCGTAGTAGAAGCCATCGTCCGTCGAGGGGCCGAAGGTGATCTGCGTGCCGGGGAACAGCGCCTGTACGGCTTCGGCCAGGACGTGGGCGTAATCGTGCCGCGCGAGGTCGAGCGCCTCTGCCTCGTCCTTCGCCGTCACCAGCGCCAGCGAGGCATCGCCCGTGAACGGCCGCGACAGGT
The window above is part of the Novosphingobium sp. G106 genome. Proteins encoded here:
- the thrS gene encoding threonine--tRNA ligase: MTELLKISLPDGSVREMPAGSTPADVAAAIGPGLAKAALAAKIDGELVDLSRPFTGDASLALVTAKDEAEALDLARHDYAHVLAEAVQALFPGTQITFGPSTDDGFYYDFAPAARPFTDEDLPAIEAEMRRIIAANKPLVREVVQRDDLIAKWKAAGESFKAEWAAELPQGEELTVYHSGSDWYDMCRGPHLPSTGKLDPAAFKLTRVSGAYWRGDQKNAMLSRIYGTGWLNKKQLEAHLLRLEEAAKRDHRKLGQEMDLFHLQAEAHGSVFWHPKGYVIYRALEDYMRRAITEAECLEVKTPQVMDARQWEKSGHWGKYRENMFVIPDEIPNVEDEGPLVSDHAEWMALKPMNCPAHILIFKQGIKSYRDLPLRLVENGCCHRNEPHGALHGLMRVRQFTQDDGHLFCREDQIVDEVRTFCALADRVYKDFGFTYAIKLALRPDNRIGTEEQWDIAEAELRDAVIAAGLATPEYGWEELPGEGAFYAPKLEWHLTDAIGRTWQVGTIQSDRMLPERLDANYIGEDGEKHRPVMLHRAIFGSYERFIGILIEHFAGKLPVWLAPVQAVVATIVSDADPYAAEVAEKLKAAGLRAETDLRNEKINYKVREHSVAKVPHLLVVGKREAEEGTVAIRTLGEERQRFMPLDEAIAMLKAEATPPDLR